The genomic segment GTTCATCCAATATGGGCCGGCGGCCAGGGCCTGCTTGAGGGCGATGCAGCAACCATAGGCCGCGGTCACGCCGATGGCCGGCGCTCCGCGCACGACCATGGTCTGCAGGGCGAAGATGACATCCTCCACGGTGCGGCAGGCAAAGGTTTCCTCGACCAGAGGCAGCTTGCGCTGGTCCAAGAGAAGCAGCGCGTAATTTTCGGCATCGAAACGAATATGGTCTTCCATGAATAGCCTCGAAAGTTGACGGACGCGGCGGATACCGTGGCCAATTTCATCCCCGGCAATAAAAAACCGGACCACGTCGCGGCCCGGTTTTCCCACACTGACGTGACAGCGAGCCGGATCAGGAACGCTCGGTCACTTCCACCAGATGATAGCCGAACTGGGTCTTGACCGGGCCGTGGACAACGCCGACGGCTTCATTGAAACAGACATGGTCGAACTCCGGCACCATCTGGCCGGGGCCGAAAGTGCCCAGATCGCCGCCACGCTTGCCGGACGGACACTGGGAATAATTGCGGGCGAGATCGGCGAAGTCGCCGCCTTCCTCGATGATTTTCTTTTTCAGAGCCTGGCAGACCTCTTCGGTGGCCACCAGGATATGACGGGCGCGTGCTTTGGCCATGGTGCTCTCCTTCATGTTTTTTGCTGGCCCTACCCGGATGCCCGGAAATTGGCAAGCCGGATGCAAGCCCGCCCAAGGACCGTGCGCCCGAAGCGGGGTTTACGGACCACCGGGAAATCCTTATGGGACAGGCCAATTCAGGCACCATTTCACGGACATCGCTCATGACGGCATCATCCTTTGTCATCGGCATCGACACCGGCGGCACCTATACAGACACGGTCATCGTCGATCCACGCGCCGGCGCGGTCCTGGCCTCGGCCAAAACCCCGACCACGGCCCACGATCCGGCCCTGGCCATTGGCCACGGTCTGGAAGCCGTGCTGGAGGCGTCGACCATCGGCCCGGACCAAATCGCCCTGGTCACCGTGTCCACCACCCTGGCCACCAACGCCCTGGTCGAGGACAAGGGCGCCGAAGTGGGTCTGTTCATCATCGGCTTCGACAAACGCATGCACATTCCGGCCGCGGACCTGCGCTACGTGCCCGGCGGTCATAAGGCCAAGGGCGTGGAGTCCGAACCCCTGGGCATGGATTTTCTGCTCCAGGGCATCGCGGACATGCGCCACGGCGTGGATGCCTACGCGGTCTGCTCCATGCTGGCCGTTGACGATCCCACCCACGAACTGGTCGCGGCCAAGGCCATCGAACTCATGGACCCCAAGCCCGTGTTCTGCTCCCATCAGGCCAGCACCCGGCCCGGCATGGAGGAAAGGGCCACCACGGCCGTCCTGAACGCCCGCCTTTTGCCCGTGATGCGCGATTTTTTGCAGAGCATCGCCGCGTCCATGCAGCG from the Deltaproteobacteria bacterium genome contains:
- a CDS encoding peptidylprolyl isomerase (rotamase C; accelerates isomerization of the peptidyl prolyl bond) — its product is MAKARARHILVATEEVCQALKKKIIEEGGDFADLARNYSQCPSGKRGGDLGTFGPGQMVPEFDHVCFNEAVGVVHGPVKTQFGYHLVEVTERS
- a CDS encoding hydantoinase/oxoprolinase family protein, producing MGQANSGTISRTSLMTASSFVIGIDTGGTYTDTVIVDPRAGAVLASAKTPTTAHDPALAIGHGLEAVLEASTIGPDQIALVTVSTTLATNALVEDKGAEVGLFIIGFDKRMHIPAADLRYVPGGHKAKGVESEPLGMDFLLQGIADMRHGVDAYAVCSMLAVDDPTHELVAAKAIELMDPKPVFCSHQASTRPGMEERATTAVLNARLLPVMRDFLQSIAASMQR